Proteins encoded in a region of the Enterococcus gilvus ATCC BAA-350 genome:
- the argH gene encoding argininosuccinate lyase, translating to MAKLWGGRFDGKNEAWIDAFGASIPFDQQLASQDITGSLAHVNMLGETGIITKEEAQQISAGLHILAEKALQDDLHFTIENEDIHLNLEKMLHDEIGPVAGKLHTARSRNDQVATDMHLYLKEHLQAIIEKVHHFRAVLVNKAEEQIDTIMPGYTHLQHAQPISFGHHLMAYYGMLTRDQARLEESMKRVDISPLGCAALAGTTFPIDRQMTADELGFSDLYRNSLDGVSDRDFILEFLSNSSILMMHLSRFCEEIILWCSHEFKFVELTDTFSTGSSIMPQKKNPDMAELIRGKSGRVFGDLIGLLTVMKGLPLAYNKDLQEDKEGMFDTVHTLATSLDIMAGMIDTMKVHTQTMHDATEKDFSNATELADYLATKGVPFRQAHEIVGKLVLACTQKGIYLQDVPLEDYQAINAVIEDDIYDTLSSKTAVTRRHSFGGTGFDQVKKQIAFAKTEL from the coding sequence ATGGCAAAATTATGGGGTGGACGCTTTGATGGAAAAAACGAAGCATGGATCGACGCATTTGGCGCTTCGATTCCCTTCGATCAGCAATTAGCGTCACAAGATATCACCGGCAGCTTAGCCCATGTCAACATGCTTGGCGAAACAGGCATTATTACGAAAGAAGAAGCGCAGCAAATTTCCGCTGGATTGCACATCTTAGCAGAAAAAGCCTTACAGGATGACCTTCATTTTACGATTGAAAATGAAGACATTCATTTAAACTTGGAAAAAATGCTTCACGACGAGATCGGACCTGTCGCCGGCAAACTCCACACTGCCCGCAGCCGAAACGATCAAGTCGCCACCGATATGCATTTATACTTAAAGGAACATTTACAGGCGATCATTGAAAAAGTGCATCATTTCAGAGCTGTCCTAGTCAATAAAGCCGAAGAGCAGATTGATACGATCATGCCGGGTTATACCCATTTGCAGCATGCACAGCCGATTTCTTTCGGTCATCATTTAATGGCGTATTACGGCATGCTTACCCGCGATCAGGCACGACTGGAAGAAAGTATGAAGCGTGTGGATATTTCCCCCTTAGGATGCGCGGCCTTAGCAGGAACGACCTTCCCGATCGACCGTCAAATGACCGCAGATGAACTTGGGTTTAGTGATCTATATCGAAACAGTCTTGACGGTGTCAGTGATCGTGACTTCATTCTTGAATTTTTGAGCAACAGCTCGATCTTGATGATGCATCTTTCACGTTTTTGTGAAGAGATCATTCTTTGGTGCAGCCATGAATTTAAGTTTGTCGAACTGACAGACACCTTCTCGACAGGCAGCTCGATCATGCCGCAAAAGAAAAATCCTGACATGGCCGAATTGATCCGGGGAAAATCTGGACGAGTGTTTGGTGATTTGATCGGCTTATTAACCGTGATGAAGGGATTGCCACTGGCGTATAACAAAGATCTGCAGGAAGACAAGGAAGGCATGTTCGATACCGTCCACACGTTAGCAACAAGCCTAGATATCATGGCGGGTATGATCGACACGATGAAGGTGCACACGCAAACCATGCACGATGCCACAGAAAAAGATTTTTCCAACGCAACGGAATTAGCCGACTATTTGGCAACAAAAGGTGTTCCCTTCCGTCAAGCCCATGAAATCGTTGGGAAGCTGGTCTTAGCTTGTACACAAAAAGGCATCTACTTACAAGATGTCCCATTGGAAGACTATCAAGCCATCAACGCTGTGATCGAAGACGACATCTATGACACGCTGTCCTCCAAAACAGCAGTGACTCGTCGTCATTCCTTCGGCGGTACGGGCTTTGATCAAGTCAAAAAACAAATTGCATTCGCCAAAACAGAGCTATAA
- the lacD gene encoding tagatose-bisphosphate aldolase: MKTMSTGKKKYLDQLTNEEGIIGALAIDQRGALKKMIGKYKEATTEDVIKFKELVSQQLTPYASAILLDPEYGLPAAQAREQTCGLLLAYEKTGYDATTPGRLPDVLNVWSVKRLKESGADACKFLLYYDVDEPEEINEQKRAYMERIGSECTAEDLPFFLEIVSYDATITDTTSVEYAKMKPRKVIEAMREFSQGRYQVDVLKVEVPVTMNYVEGYGQEVCYSRSEAAAYFKEQSDATELPFIFLSAGVSAELFQETLRFAKQSGSTFNGVLCGRATWANGVAPFVEEGDEQAITWLSEQGRKNIEELNAVLKETATSIYTNV; encoded by the coding sequence ATGAAGACAATGAGTACAGGGAAAAAGAAGTATTTAGACCAATTAACGAATGAAGAGGGGATCATCGGGGCGTTGGCGATCGACCAACGAGGGGCCTTGAAAAAAATGATCGGCAAGTATAAAGAAGCGACGACAGAGGATGTCATTAAATTTAAGGAACTGGTCTCTCAGCAATTAACACCCTATGCCTCCGCGATCTTATTAGACCCAGAATATGGCTTGCCCGCAGCCCAAGCGCGTGAGCAGACTTGCGGCTTGTTGCTTGCTTATGAAAAAACAGGCTATGATGCGACCACGCCAGGACGATTGCCAGATGTGCTAAATGTTTGGTCTGTCAAACGCCTGAAGGAGTCTGGTGCCGATGCGTGCAAATTCCTGCTTTATTATGATGTGGATGAACCGGAAGAAATCAATGAGCAAAAGCGCGCGTACATGGAACGGATCGGTTCAGAATGTACAGCAGAGGATCTACCGTTTTTCTTAGAGATCGTTTCCTATGACGCGACGATCACAGACACGACATCGGTGGAATATGCGAAAATGAAGCCGCGGAAAGTCATCGAGGCGATGCGGGAATTTTCGCAAGGGCGTTATCAAGTCGATGTGTTAAAAGTGGAAGTACCCGTAACGATGAACTATGTTGAGGGATACGGACAAGAGGTCTGCTACAGTCGCTCCGAAGCAGCAGCCTATTTCAAAGAACAATCGGACGCGACAGAATTGCCATTCATCTTTTTAAGTGCAGGAGTGAGTGCAGAATTGTTCCAGGAAACGTTGCGCTTTGCGAAGCAGTCCGGCTCAACCTTTAACGGCGTTTTATGCGGCCGGGCAACTTGGGCCAATGGTGTCGCGCCTTTTGTAGAAGAAGGGGACGAGCAAGCTATCACCTGGCTGTCTGAGCAAGGGAGAAAAAATATTGAAGAATTAAATGCGGTATTAAAAGAAACCGCGACATCTATTTATACCAATGTATAA
- a CDS encoding fructose PTS transporter subunit IIA, whose translation MEMLREENVFLDQALATQKEIFEFLAKQVVQLGIATEEEQVFQKLVERENEGTTGMMDGFAIPHAKDASIVEPSLLIVTLEQGIEWHSMDGQLINFVIALFIPDSEAGTTHLKLLSAVARLLMRKEVTEQLNAAQTEKDIVTLLNENIGDRK comes from the coding sequence ATGGAAATGCTTCGAGAAGAAAATGTCTTTTTAGATCAAGCGTTAGCGACACAAAAAGAAATTTTCGAGTTTTTAGCAAAACAGGTTGTTCAGTTGGGGATAGCTACTGAGGAAGAGCAAGTTTTTCAAAAGCTGGTTGAACGAGAAAACGAGGGCACGACAGGAATGATGGACGGGTTTGCGATTCCTCATGCCAAAGATGCCTCCATCGTTGAACCCAGTCTCCTCATCGTTACCTTGGAACAAGGGATCGAGTGGCACAGCATGGATGGCCAATTGATAAATTTTGTCATTGCGTTGTTCATTCCAGACTCGGAAGCTGGAACGACCCACTTAAAACTATTGTCGGCGGTTGCACGGTTATTGATGCGAAAGGAAGTAACGGAGCAATTAAACGCAGCACAAACGGAAAAAGATATCGTGACATTATTAAATGAAAACATAGGAGATCGTAAATGA
- a CDS encoding PTS fructose transporter subunit IIC yields the protein MGNYQLIAATGCPTGIAHTYMAQEALEQAAKKKGITIKVETHGQIGVENELTPEEIKQAEAVIIAADKDVHPERFAGKRIIDVSVSTGIKDAERLIDDALAGKGVLSAENQAVDALEQETGNKTSFGRSIYKNLMNGVSHMLPFVVAGGVLIAISFAVWGIYSFDPDNAQYNATAAMLKSVGDAAMGMMVPVLAAYIAEGIAKRPGLVVGFVGGIVAMNGGTGFLGGILAGFLAGYFILLLQKVLDVLPKQLDGLKAIFLYPVIGVAVIGIVMSLLAGPMKAVNEGMMSFLAGFEHSNPLVLGVIVGCMCAFDMGGPINKAAYVTGTALLAQGNTTFMAGVSAACIAPPLITGFATLFFGKYFDTNDRNAGLVNFILGSTHITEGAIPFAAKDPIRVLPTMMLGSSIAAVLTYMFGVQVPAPHGGFLVLPVVTGKIQWVLSILIGSIVGGVILGLIQKSSVAAKEKKANAEQADKSAIAE from the coding sequence ATGGGAAATTATCAATTAATTGCAGCAACTGGTTGTCCGACAGGCATTGCTCACACCTATATGGCTCAAGAAGCTTTGGAACAAGCCGCTAAAAAGAAAGGAATCACGATCAAGGTTGAGACACATGGACAGATTGGTGTCGAAAATGAGTTGACTCCAGAGGAAATCAAGCAGGCTGAGGCAGTCATTATCGCAGCGGATAAAGACGTGCATCCAGAAAGATTTGCGGGGAAGCGAATCATTGATGTCTCTGTCAGCACCGGCATCAAAGACGCGGAACGTTTGATCGATGACGCCTTGGCTGGAAAAGGTGTTCTTTCTGCTGAGAATCAGGCTGTGGATGCATTGGAGCAGGAAACGGGAAATAAGACCAGCTTTGGGCGCAGCATATATAAGAACTTGATGAATGGGGTATCCCATATGCTGCCTTTCGTCGTTGCTGGCGGTGTGTTGATCGCGATATCTTTTGCTGTTTGGGGAATTTATTCGTTTGATCCAGACAATGCACAGTACAACGCGACGGCGGCAATGCTGAAAAGTGTCGGTGATGCGGCGATGGGAATGATGGTTCCTGTGTTGGCCGCGTATATCGCTGAAGGCATCGCTAAACGTCCAGGATTAGTGGTCGGTTTTGTCGGCGGTATCGTTGCGATGAATGGCGGGACTGGATTCTTAGGCGGGATCTTGGCTGGTTTCTTAGCAGGCTATTTCATTTTACTGCTGCAAAAAGTTTTGGATGTTCTACCGAAACAGCTAGATGGGCTGAAAGCAATCTTCCTGTATCCAGTGATCGGAGTAGCTGTCATTGGTATCGTCATGTCTTTATTGGCAGGCCCGATGAAAGCCGTGAACGAGGGAATGATGAGCTTCTTAGCTGGATTTGAACATTCGAATCCATTGGTTCTAGGAGTGATCGTCGGCTGTATGTGTGCCTTTGATATGGGCGGGCCGATCAACAAGGCAGCCTATGTTACAGGGACAGCCTTGTTGGCTCAGGGAAACACGACCTTTATGGCTGGCGTTTCTGCGGCCTGTATTGCACCGCCGCTGATCACAGGATTTGCCACGCTCTTTTTTGGCAAGTATTTTGATACGAATGATCGGAATGCGGGATTAGTCAATTTCATTCTCGGCTCCACGCATATTACGGAAGGGGCGATTCCATTTGCTGCAAAAGATCCGATTCGGGTCTTGCCAACAATGATGCTAGGGTCTTCTATTGCGGCGGTACTGACCTATATGTTCGGTGTCCAAGTACCAGCACCACACGGCGGCTTCTTAGTACTGCCAGTCGTAACGGGGAAAATCCAATGGGTCCTTTCTATTTTAATTGGTTCCATCGTCGGCGGAGTCATTCTAGGATTGATTCAAAAAAGCAGTGTCGCGGCAAAGGAAAAGAAAGCGAACGCCGAACAAGCAGATAAATCAGCGATCGCAGAATAG
- the pfkB gene encoding 1-phosphofructokinase, translating to MSIYTCTMNLAIDLFIETDTMIPFTVNRTKDDDIQANGKGVNVSLILNMLGTPTTALGFRAGFTGNYIEDYLQEKAINTAFIEVPGMTRINVFTQVNQTEEEYKLVNQGPAIPPEKVQEFLTQIRSLKADDYLCFSGSLPKGVEPGILVEISRICQERGVHLIIDSSYHEIMDCLPYHPFLLKPNEEELSDWFGQVIDTEEAYLFYGQQLLEAGAQNVLLSLGEKGAIFFTQEKILRGNSPKGKVVNTACAGDTLLGTFLAGYLSEQPLEETLRKSLAAGSSTAFRKGLTDFLDVEELSKQIEIKEEELQTWEIIN from the coding sequence ATGTCTATTTATACATGCACTATGAATTTAGCGATTGATCTATTTATTGAAACAGATACCATGATTCCTTTTACCGTAAATCGAACGAAAGACGATGACATACAAGCGAACGGCAAAGGGGTGAATGTGTCCCTCATATTGAACATGTTGGGAACGCCCACTACTGCTTTGGGGTTTCGTGCGGGATTTACAGGGAATTATATAGAAGACTATTTACAGGAAAAAGCAATCAATACAGCATTTATTGAGGTTCCGGGCATGACCCGCATCAATGTCTTCACGCAAGTCAATCAAACGGAGGAGGAGTATAAATTAGTCAATCAGGGGCCAGCGATCCCGCCTGAAAAAGTCCAAGAATTTTTGACTCAAATCAGAAGTCTTAAAGCAGACGATTACCTTTGCTTTTCGGGGAGTTTGCCAAAAGGCGTGGAGCCTGGGATTTTAGTGGAGATCAGTCGTATCTGCCAGGAGCGAGGCGTTCACTTAATTATTGATAGCAGTTATCACGAGATCATGGATTGTCTGCCGTACCATCCCTTTTTACTGAAGCCCAATGAGGAGGAATTGTCTGATTGGTTTGGACAAGTGATCGATACTGAAGAAGCTTATTTATTTTATGGGCAGCAATTATTGGAAGCAGGGGCACAAAATGTACTGCTGTCTCTTGGTGAAAAAGGAGCCATTTTCTTTACACAAGAAAAAATCCTTCGAGGCAATTCGCCCAAGGGGAAAGTCGTGAATACTGCTTGTGCCGGCGATACATTATTAGGAACGTTTTTGGCGGGGTATTTATCGGAGCAGCCGTTAGAAGAAACATTAAGAAAAAGTCTGGCTGCTGGAAGCTCCACAGCGTTTCGCAAGGGATTGACCGATTTTTTAGATGTGGAAGAATTAAGCAAACAAATTGAAATCAAAGAAGAGGAGTTACAAACATGGGAAATTATCAATTAA
- a CDS encoding MurR/RpiR family transcriptional regulator, which translates to MDSKLSSTEHYLWDFVESHILEIPNYSIVKLSEQANVSTATIVRTMKKKGYEGFTAFKHHLKEQENKNINFSSLDKVDKGIRQAILKNEQEVVRTINMMKIGNIEDAIQKIKFAERVIIFARGFSEMIGQEMMVKFQLTGKNCQMHTDPEIIKNISRKLTKRDIVLFISLNGETKELVIAAKNCYDAEIGTILLTASNTSSLMNYCEIPLVGFKSEGSYFPDYEVRSRLPLQIIARILLDSYALRVTDN; encoded by the coding sequence ATGGACTCTAAATTGAGCAGTACTGAACACTATCTTTGGGACTTTGTTGAAAGTCATATTCTCGAGATCCCCAACTATTCCATCGTCAAACTGAGTGAACAAGCCAATGTTTCCACGGCCACGATCGTTCGCACGATGAAAAAGAAAGGCTATGAAGGATTCACCGCCTTTAAGCATCATTTAAAGGAGCAGGAAAATAAAAACATCAATTTTTCTTCTTTAGATAAGGTAGACAAAGGCATTCGACAAGCGATCCTCAAAAATGAACAAGAAGTGGTTCGTACCATTAACATGATGAAAATCGGAAATATTGAGGACGCCATCCAAAAAATCAAATTTGCGGAACGGGTCATTATTTTTGCCAGAGGGTTCTCAGAAATGATCGGACAGGAAATGATGGTAAAATTTCAACTGACCGGAAAAAATTGTCAGATGCACACAGATCCAGAGATCATCAAAAATATCAGCCGAAAATTAACGAAACGAGACATTGTCCTGTTCATTTCCTTGAACGGGGAGACGAAGGAGCTCGTAATTGCGGCTAAAAATTGTTACGATGCGGAGATCGGCACGATCTTACTAACGGCAAGCAACACGTCCAGTCTAATGAACTATTGTGAAATTCCTTTAGTTGGCTTCAAATCCGAAGGTTCCTACTTCCCCGATTATGAAGTTCGTTCAAGATTGCCGCTGCAAATCATCGCACGTATTTTACTCGATTCCTATGCGCTGCGCGTCACTGATAATTGA
- a CDS encoding DUF1538 domain-containing protein, with translation MNQKLKENISESLSSVLPITVIVLFVSVLLVPMEIGTFAMFLMGAVMLIIGMGFFQLGAEIAMTPLGEGMGVQLSKSKKIGILAVSVFIIGAVITIAEPDLQVLADQMPAIPSDLLVWTVAIGVGLCLTIAVLRILFKINLSLILMILYVVVILLSFLTPNDFVPVAFDSGGATTGPITVPFILALGVGLASVRSDKNASEDSFGLVAISSIGPILAVLLLGIFFRPTDASYSPIEFLNVTTTQDVMREFMWELPHYAKEVFISILPIALLFFIFQLISRRYHHRQYLRMIVGLIYTYIGLVLFLTGVSIGFAPVGSLLGSELATSPFKWLLIPIGMLIGYFIVKAEPAIQVLNHQVDNVTGGAISATAMNASLSIGVAISVGLAMLRALTGLSIYWIIIPGYIIALLLSRFVPKLFIGIAFDSGGVASGPMTSTFLLPLCIGVSESLGGNIMADAFGVVALVALTPLIAVQIMGLVYKWKDARATGNAALSVEELNEIEEWEDSEDDTE, from the coding sequence ATGAATCAAAAATTAAAAGAGAATATTTCTGAATCCTTATCCTCTGTCCTCCCGATCACAGTGATCGTTCTATTCGTAAGCGTCCTTTTAGTCCCGATGGAAATCGGGACATTCGCGATGTTTTTAATGGGGGCTGTCATGCTGATCATCGGCATGGGATTCTTTCAGCTAGGTGCTGAAATCGCCATGACACCCCTCGGAGAAGGGATGGGGGTCCAATTATCCAAAAGTAAAAAAATCGGCATCCTAGCAGTGAGTGTGTTTATTATCGGCGCTGTTATTACGATCGCCGAACCTGACCTGCAAGTGCTGGCGGATCAAATGCCCGCCATTCCCAGCGATTTATTAGTGTGGACCGTCGCCATCGGGGTCGGGCTTTGTCTAACGATCGCTGTCTTACGGATTTTATTTAAAATCAATTTATCCTTGATACTAATGATTTTGTACGTTGTCGTGATTTTGCTTTCCTTCTTAACCCCAAATGATTTCGTTCCCGTAGCCTTTGATTCCGGCGGGGCAACGACTGGTCCCATTACTGTCCCTTTCATTCTGGCATTAGGCGTTGGTCTGGCTTCTGTTCGTAGTGACAAAAATGCTTCCGAAGACAGCTTCGGACTCGTCGCTATCTCCAGTATCGGACCTATTCTGGCAGTATTGCTGCTAGGGATCTTTTTCCGACCTACCGATGCCTCTTACTCGCCTATTGAATTTTTGAACGTCACCACAACACAAGACGTCATGCGTGAATTTATGTGGGAACTGCCCCATTACGCAAAAGAAGTCTTCATTTCCATCCTCCCTATCGCTCTTTTATTTTTTATTTTTCAATTAATCAGCCGACGCTACCATCATCGACAATACCTGCGAATGATCGTCGGACTCATCTATACCTATATTGGCTTGGTCCTTTTTCTAACGGGCGTGAGTATCGGCTTCGCACCTGTTGGCAGTCTGCTGGGCAGCGAATTAGCGACAAGCCCATTCAAATGGCTGCTGATCCCGATCGGCATGCTGATCGGCTACTTTATCGTAAAAGCAGAACCGGCGATCCAAGTTTTGAACCATCAAGTCGATAATGTCACAGGCGGGGCCATTTCCGCGACTGCTATGAATGCCAGCCTTTCGATCGGTGTCGCCATCAGTGTCGGATTGGCAATGTTGCGGGCATTGACTGGACTCAGTATTTACTGGATCATCATTCCCGGGTACATCATCGCCTTACTTCTCTCCAGATTCGTTCCGAAACTATTTATCGGGATCGCCTTTGACTCTGGCGGTGTCGCCAGCGGCCCCATGACCAGCACCTTTCTCCTGCCTCTTTGTATAGGGGTCAGCGAATCCCTTGGCGGAAATATCATGGCGGATGCCTTTGGGGTCGTAGCCCTTGTCGCATTGACGCCTTTGATCGCGGTGCAGATCATGGGTCTCGTTTATAAATGGAAGGACGCACGCGCGACAGGAAATGCCGCGTTATCTGTAGAAGAACTAAATGAAATTGAAGAATGGGAGGACTCCGAGGATGACACAGAATAA